The nucleotide window CAACGGCCGGTCCTTCTGCAGCGGAGGCGATCTGGCCGAGTTCGGCACCTTCGCCGACCCCGCGGCCGCGCACCTGGCCCGCACCCGGCACAGTCCCGCGCTGGTGCTCGACGAGCTCACCGCCCGGCTCGGGGTGCGGTGCCGCGCGGTGGTGCACGGCCAGGTGCTCGGCAGCGGACTGGAAATGGCCGCCTACTGCGGTCGGGTGCGCTGCCACCCCGATGCGGTCCTGGGGCTGCCCGAACTCGCGCTCGGGCTGATCCCCGGCGCCGGGGGGACCGTGAGCATCACCCGCCGGATCGGCCGCTGGCGCACCGCCTACCTCGTGCTGTCAGGCCGGACCATCGATGCGGGCACGGCGCTGGCGTGGGGTCTGGTCGACGAGATCGGATGAACCTATATGTGCGCAATTGCGCACATATAGGGCATACTGGGCACATGATCCTGCGCCACCCTGTCTTCCGGCGGCTCTACACCGCCCAGGTGACGGCCCTGGCCGGAACCGGGTTGCTGACCGTCGCGCTCGGTCTGCTCGCCTTCGACCTCGCCGGTGGGGCGGCCGGCGCGGTCCTGAGCACCGCGCTGGCCATCAAGATGGTCGCGTACGTGTTCGCCGCCCCCGTCATGTCCGGTCTGACGGCGAGACTGCCCCGCAAGGCCGTGCTGGCCGGGGCCGATATCGTGCGCGCGGTGGTGGCCTTGGCGCTGCCGTGGGTGGATCAGGTGTGGCAGATCTATCTGCTGGTCTTCGTCCTGCAGGCCGCGTCGGCGACGTTCACCCCGACGTTCCAGTCCGTGATCGCCGATGTGCTGCCCGACGAACGCCAGTACACCCGCGCCCTGGCGTTGTCCCGGCTGGCCTATGACCTGGAAGCGCTGCTCAGCCCGCTGCTGGCCGCGGCGCTGCTCACCGTCATCACCTACCACGGGTTGTTCGCGGGTACCGGTGCCGGATTCCTGGTGTCGCTGGCGCTGGTGCTGGGCACCGCGATCCCGCGCCAGCCGGCCACCGGCGCCTCCGCACCGCTGCTGTCGCGGATCTCGATGGGTACCCGAATCATGCTGCGCAGCAGCGAATTACGGTCACTGCTGGCGATGAACGTGGTGGTGGCGTCGGCCACCGGGTTGGTGGTCGTGAACACCGTGGTGTACGTACGCGGCCGGCTCGGCGGCGGAAACGCCGACGTGGCACTGCTGCTGGCCTGCTACGGCGCCGGATCGATGGCGCTGGCCCTGCTGATTCCGGTCGTGCTGGGCCGGGTGGCCGATCGCACCGTGATGCTCGGCGGCGCGGTGCTGGCGGCGGCCGGGTTGGTCGCGACGGCCATCCTGCTGGCGACCGGGTCGGTGGGCTGGCCCGCGTTGACGGTGTTGTGGATCGTCCTGGGCGCGGCAACGTCGATGATCAACACGCCGGCCGGGCGGCTGCTGCGCCGCAATGCCGGCGAGCACCGCACGGCGGTGTTCACCGCGCAGTTCTCGCTGTCGCATGCCGGGTTCCTGATCACCTATCCGGTGGCCGGGTGGGTCGGCGCGGCGGTGGATCAGGCGGCGACGGCCGGGATTCTCGCTATTCTCGCTACATTCGCGGCGATCGCCGCGGTGCGGATGGCAGGGACGGCACGGAGGGGCGGGACGGCCGATGAGCAGGGATCCACTCCCGCGCGGACCGAAGCCCTCGCTGGTCCATGAGGGTGCCCCGGACGGGCAGCGGCTCGATATCGCCAGCGAGACCTTCCGCATGCTGGCCGACCGGACCCGGCTGCACCTGTTGTGGCTGCTGGCCCAGGGCGAAGCCGATGTCACCGCGCTCGCCGAGGCGACCGGCGCATCGCGCACGTCGATCAGTCAGCACCTGGCCAAGCTGCGGTTCGCCCGGTTGGTCGAGACACGCAAGGACGGCAGGCGGGTGTTCTACCGGCTGCGGGACGGGCATCTGAGCCGGCTGGTGCAGGAGGGCCTCAACCATGCCGATCACCAGGTGACCGGGGAGCCCGTACATCCCTGACCTACAGTGCGAACGTGAACGCCAACACGCCGGGCGGCCCCTACTTCGACGACCTGCACGTGGGCCAGGTCTTCGACACCGCGCCGTCGATGACGCTCACCTCGGGCGCCGCGGCAGCGCACCAGGCCATTCTGGGTGACCGGCTGCGGCTGTCCCTGGACGCCGAGCTCGCCGGCGCCGTCACCGGCCGGAGCGGCCCGCTGGCGCATCCCGCGCTGGTGTGCGATATCGCCATCGGGCAGTCCACCCTGGTCACCCAGCGGGTCAAGGCCAACCTGTTCTACCGCGGGTTGACCTTCCACCGGTTTCCCGTCATCGGGGACACCCTGACCACCCGCACCGAAGTGGTCGGCCTGCGGCAGAACTCCGCCAAACCTGGCCGTGCCCCCACCGGGCTGGCCGCCCTGCGCATGACCACCGTGGACCAGGCCGGCCACTCGGTGCTGGACTTCTACCGGTGTGCCATGCTGCCGCTGTCCCCGGACGCCGCCGATACCGGGCATGGCGACGACCTGGCCGCGATCGGCGCCGACCAGCCGGTCCCGCCGGACCCCACCGCGGGCTGGGACCTGGGCGCCCTGGGCGGCCCCGCGTTCGACCCGGCCCTGGTGGGCACCGTCCTGGCGAGTACCGCGGACGTGGTGTCCAGCGCTCCCGAGCTGGCCCGGTTGTCCTTGAACATTGCTGCCACACATCATGATCGGCGCCCCGGCGGGCAACGGCTGGTGTACGGCGGGCACACCATCGGCCTGGCCCTGGCGCAGACCACCCGGCTGCTGCCGGATCTGGTCACCGTGCTCGGCTGGGAGTCCTGCGACCACACCGGGCCGGTGCACGAGAACGACACCGTCTACAGCGAGTTGCACATCGAGGCCGCCGAACCGGACGGGACGGGCGTGCGGCTGCGGCTGCGTTCGGTCGTGTTCGCCGCCGCGACGGAGCCCGGTGCGCCGGATCGTCAGGTGCTCGACTGGCGTTTCACCGCTCTGCACCCCTGAACCGGCCCGCCGGGGCAAGATGGCGGGATGGTTCCGGTCGGTGCACCGCAGCAGGTCTGCGCGCGCGCCCAGGAACAGGCCGACCGCTTCGCGGCGCGCACCGGTGTCGCCGTCGACGCCACCGCGCTGATCACCGGACGTGCGGCGCAGCTCGGTGCGGTGTCGCGGGGGCGCATCTCGGTCGGCGGCGCCACCCGGCTGCTGGGCGGCGCGGACGGATGGTGCGCGGTGACCCTGGCCCGCGCCGACGATGTCGACGCGGTACCCGCACTGGTCGGTGCCGATCGCGTCGGCGACCCGTGGCAGGCACTGGCCGCGTGGGTGCACCGGCACGGCGCCGGCGCGGCGGTCGAACGGGCGCGGCTGTTGGGCCTGCCCGCCGGGTTGCTCGGCGAAACCGCCGCGGCGGCACCGCGAATCCGGGTGACGGGTGCCGGGGCGGCCCGGCCGGTTGCCGATCTGCTGGTCGCCGACCTGTCCTCGATGTGGGCCGGCCCGCTGTGCGGGCGGCTGTTGGCCTGCGCCGGTGCCACCGTGGTCAAGGTGGAGAGCCCGCGGCGCCCCGACGGCACCCGAGCGGGACACCAGGGCTTCTACGACTGGATGAACGGTGGAAAGCTCTCGTATGCGGTCGATTTCGACGACATCCGGGCGCTGCACCGACTGCTGTCGGTCGCCGACGTGGTGATCGAGGCGTCCCGGCCGGCCGCGCTGCGCCGGCGCGGCCTGGGCCCGGAGACGGTTGCGCCGCGGGCCGGTCGGGTGTGGCTGCACATCACCGGGCACGGCACCGACGAGCCCGGGGCGGACTGGGTGGCCTTCGGTGACGACGCGGCGGTGTCCGGCGGCCTGGTCGAATACCACGGCACCGGACCGATGTTCGCCGGGGACGCCATCGCCGATCCACTCACCGGCCTGTGCGCGGCGGACGTGGTCACCGAATCGCTGGGCCGGGGCGGCGGCGAACTGATCGAGGTGTCGATGGCGGCGACGGCGGCCCGCTACGCCGGGCTGGCCGGCGAACCCAGCCACGCGCCGGCGCCGCGCCCGGCCGCCCGCGCACCTGACCTCGGTGCCGACAATGCCCGGGTGCAGACGATGATCGAGGAAAGGTGGTCCGTGTCATGCTGATTCGGCGTGCAGCCCTGCTGGACGGCAGTGTGGTCGACATCCGGGTCGGCACCCGGATCGACGAGGTGGGCCCCGCGCTGGCGCCCGTCGCGGGGGAACGGGTGCTCGACGCGGCGCTGGGACTGGTGCTCCCCGGCCTGCACGATCACCACGTGCACGTGCATTCGGCCGCGGCCGCGGCGGACTCGGTGCGGGTCGGTGTCGGCGAGGTGCACGACCGTGACGACCTGGCACACGTGCTGGCCGGTGCCGCCGTCGGCGACGACGGGTGGATCAGGGCGGTCGGGTATCACGAGGCGGTGGCCGGCGCGCTGGACCGGCGCGTGCTCGACACGCTGGCGCCGCCGGTGCCGGTGCGCATCCAGCATCGCAGCGGCGTGCTGTGGACGCTCAACTCGGCCGGCCTGGCGGCCGTCGGCCTGGCCGATCACCCCGACGGCCGGCTGCGCAGCGCCGACCGGTCCTGGTCGGACACCCTCAAGCGGCGCGACACGTCCGTCGCCGCCCTCAGCGCCCGGCTGAGCGGTTACGGTGTCACCGGAATCACCGATGCCACACCGGATCTCGACGTCACCGACATGGTTCTGCTGGCCGAGGTGCACCGCCGCGGCGGGCTGCGCCAGCACGTGCACCATCTCGCGCCCGGTAAGCGCATCCTGCATGACGACGATCTGGATTTGGGCGCGCTGACCGCCTGGATCGGGCGCAGGCACGACGAAGGCGCGCCGGTGGCGCTGCACTGTGTGACCGCGGCGCAGTTGGTGGTCAGCCTTGCTGCCCTCGGCGACGCGGGTGTGCACCCCGGCGATCGCATCGAGCATGCCGCCGTGGTGCCCGACGATCAGCTCGAGGTGCTGGCCGCCCTGGGCGTGACCGTGGTGACCCAGCCCAACTTCGTCGCCGAGCGTGGTGACCAGTACCTGGCCGATGTGCCTGCCGACGAGCACCACCAGCTGTGGCGGCTGGCCTCACTGCTGGAAGCCGGTGTCCCGGTGGCGCTTTCCACCGACGTGCCGTTCGGGGACGGCGACCCGTGGGCGGCCCTGCGGGCGGCCGTACACCGCACCACCGCATCGGGCGCGGTGCTGGGGCCCGACGAACGCATCGACGCGCGCACGGCGCTGCGGCTGTTGCTGGGCACAGCGACGGCGCCCACCTCGGTCCGCACGGTTGCTGCCGGTCAGCCCGCCGACCTGTGCGTGCTGAGCGCCGCGCCGGAGGATGTGCTGCGCGACCTGGATGCGAAACTGGTGGCCGCCACCGTCATCGACGGTGAGGTGATCAGCCCGTCTGGCGCTGCAGCGTGATGGAGGCCGGCTCGGCGTCGGCTCCGGTCAGGCCGCGGCCCTGCGCGGTGACCGACAGCGCGGTGCGGTCCCCGCGGAACAGGTCACGGGAGTACTCGTACGGCGTGCCGTTCTGGTCGTGCGTCACGCGGGTGATGAGCAGCAGTGCCGCCTTGGGTTTGATACCCAGCAGCGCCGCCTCGTCGTTGGTGGCGCTCACCGCCTCGATGCGTTCGACGGCCCGGCCGGCGGTCAGGCCGTACTCGGACTCCAGGATCTCGTACAAGGAGCCGCGCAGCGGTTGCTCGAGCAGGCCGGGGACGGTGTCGGCGGGAAACTGGGCGTGCTCCAACGAGATCGGTGAGCCGTCGGCCAGCCGGACCCGCTGCACCTCGACGACGTAATCGGCGGGCCCGAGCTTGAGGGCGTGCTGGGTGGCGTGGTCGGGGATGCCGATCTTGGTGGACAGTACCCGGGTACCGGCGACATAACCCTGATGGGCGAGGAATGCCGGCACGCCCACCACGTCGGCCAGGTTGCGCTCCACCTGCCCGTGGCTGATGAAGATGCCGCCGGCCCGCCCGATCACCCGGTGCACCAGGCCGGCCTCCTCCAGCGCGGCGAGCACCTGGCGCAGGCTGGACCGGCTGGTGCCGTAGCGCTCGGCCAGATCGCGTTCGCTGCCCAGTTTGGAGCCGGGGGTGCCGGCGTTGACGTCTCCCACGATCCGGCGCCGCAACTCTTCGCTGTGAGTTGCCACCGCGCCCCCTTGCTCAGCCGTGATATCCCGACGGTCTTATTGGTATACCCAATTCTAACCGTACGCGTATCAGAGTTCGGCGATAGCCAGGTGCGATTCGGGCAAGATCTGGCCACCATCGACCACCAGCGACTGGCCGGTGATGTAGGCGGCCTCGTCGGTGGCGAAGAACAGTGCTGCGTTGCCGATGTCGGCCACCGAGCCCAGCCGGCCCGCCGGCACCGCGGAAGCCATTTGGTCGAGGTATTCCTGGCCCATTTCGCCGAGTCCCTCGGTGGCGATGTTGCCGGGCAGCACCGCGTTGACGGTGATGCGCTTCGGTGCCAACTCCATGGCCGCGGTGCGCAGGAACCCCAGCTGTGCGGCCTTGCTGGCGCCGTAATGCGACCAGCCGGGGTAACCGGTGATCGGTCCGGTGATCGACGACGTGATGATCACCCGGCCGTGCCCACTGGCGGCCAGGGCGGCCAGGGCGGCCTGCACGATGTACACGGTGCCCTTGAAATTCACCGCGAGCACGGCCTCGATATCGTCGGGGGTGAGATCCTCCAGCCGGCCCGACGGGAAGATGCCCGCGTTGGCGCACACGATATCGACGCCGCCGTGCCGCTGCGCCGCCTCGGTCACCACCCGGCGGCAGTCGGCGGGATCGGACACGTCGGCGCTGATGGCACTGACCTTGCCCGGCGCGCCGGCCAGGGCCGCGACGGTGCGGTCCAGATCGTCGGAATTGCGGCCGGTGATGACGACGTCGACCCCGGCGTTGGCGAAGGTCTCGGCGATGCCGCGGCCGATGCCCTTACTGGCGCCGGTGACGATGGCGGTGCGGCCCTGCAGTGACGTGAACATGGTTGGTGCCCTTCAGATGTGATGCCGAGAACCGGCAGTCGGTCAGAACAGCGTGTGGCCGGCGGAGCTCAGGTACCGTTCGGCCAGCGCGCAGCTGCCCGCGGCATAACTGATCGCCTTGGTGGCCGATTCCCTGGAGTGGCTGTGGCTGCCCATCCAGGCCAGCAGCAGCAGCCGGCGCAGCAGTACGAACGAGGCCAGCATGTCCTCGTCGCCGGCCGACAGCTCCCGCCGGGTACCGGGGCGAGCGGAGCGACGGGAGAAGTCGCGGTATCCACTCACCCAGGCCGCCTGCCATTCCGGCAGCGCCGGATCATCCTCGATGAACGACACC belongs to Mycolicibacterium cosmeticum and includes:
- a CDS encoding amidohydrolase family protein, with amino-acid sequence MLIRRAALLDGSVVDIRVGTRIDEVGPALAPVAGERVLDAALGLVLPGLHDHHVHVHSAAAAADSVRVGVGEVHDRDDLAHVLAGAAVGDDGWIRAVGYHEAVAGALDRRVLDTLAPPVPVRIQHRSGVLWTLNSAGLAAVGLADHPDGRLRSADRSWSDTLKRRDTSVAALSARLSGYGVTGITDATPDLDVTDMVLLAEVHRRGGLRQHVHHLAPGKRILHDDDLDLGALTAWIGRRHDEGAPVALHCVTAAQLVVSLAALGDAGVHPGDRIEHAAVVPDDQLEVLAALGVTVVTQPNFVAERGDQYLADVPADEHHQLWRLASLLEAGVPVALSTDVPFGDGDPWAALRAAVHRTTASGAVLGPDERIDARTALRLLLGTATAPTSVRTVAAGQPADLCVLSAAPEDVLRDLDAKLVAATVIDGEVISPSGAAA
- a CDS encoding hotdog family protein, whose amino-acid sequence is MTLTSGAAAAHQAILGDRLRLSLDAELAGAVTGRSGPLAHPALVCDIAIGQSTLVTQRVKANLFYRGLTFHRFPVIGDTLTTRTEVVGLRQNSAKPGRAPTGLAALRMTTVDQAGHSVLDFYRCAMLPLSPDAADTGHGDDLAAIGADQPVPPDPTAGWDLGALGGPAFDPALVGTVLASTADVVSSAPELARLSLNIAATHHDRRPGGQRLVYGGHTIGLALAQTTRLLPDLVTVLGWESCDHTGPVHENDTVYSELHIEAAEPDGTGVRLRLRSVVFAAATEPGAPDRQVLDWRFTALHP
- a CDS encoding MFS transporter; translation: MILRHPVFRRLYTAQVTALAGTGLLTVALGLLAFDLAGGAAGAVLSTALAIKMVAYVFAAPVMSGLTARLPRKAVLAGADIVRAVVALALPWVDQVWQIYLLVFVLQAASATFTPTFQSVIADVLPDERQYTRALALSRLAYDLEALLSPLLAAALLTVITYHGLFAGTGAGFLVSLALVLGTAIPRQPATGASAPLLSRISMGTRIMLRSSELRSLLAMNVVVASATGLVVVNTVVYVRGRLGGGNADVALLLACYGAGSMALALLIPVVLGRVADRTVMLGGAVLAAAGLVATAILLATGSVGWPALTVLWIVLGAATSMINTPAGRLLRRNAGEHRTAVFTAQFSLSHAGFLITYPVAGWVGAAVDQAATAGILAILATFAAIAAVRMAGTARRGGTADEQGSTPARTEALAGP
- a CDS encoding CoA transferase, coding for MVPVGAPQQVCARAQEQADRFAARTGVAVDATALITGRAAQLGAVSRGRISVGGATRLLGGADGWCAVTLARADDVDAVPALVGADRVGDPWQALAAWVHRHGAGAAVERARLLGLPAGLLGETAAAAPRIRVTGAGAARPVADLLVADLSSMWAGPLCGRLLACAGATVVKVESPRRPDGTRAGHQGFYDWMNGGKLSYAVDFDDIRALHRLLSVADVVIEASRPAALRRRGLGPETVAPRAGRVWLHITGHGTDEPGADWVAFGDDAAVSGGLVEYHGTGPMFAGDAIADPLTGLCAADVVTESLGRGGGELIEVSMAATAARYAGLAGEPSHAPAPRPAARAPDLGADNARVQTMIEERWSVSC
- the fabG gene encoding 3-oxoacyl-ACP reductase FabG, translated to MFTSLQGRTAIVTGASKGIGRGIAETFANAGVDVVITGRNSDDLDRTVAALAGAPGKVSAISADVSDPADCRRVVTEAAQRHGGVDIVCANAGIFPSGRLEDLTPDDIEAVLAVNFKGTVYIVQAALAALAASGHGRVIITSSITGPITGYPGWSHYGASKAAQLGFLRTAAMELAPKRITVNAVLPGNIATEGLGEMGQEYLDQMASAVPAGRLGSVADIGNAALFFATDEAAYITGQSLVVDGGQILPESHLAIAEL
- a CDS encoding GntR family transcriptional regulator, which encodes MATHSEELRRRIVGDVNAGTPGSKLGSERDLAERYGTSRSSLRQVLAALEEAGLVHRVIGRAGGIFISHGQVERNLADVVGVPAFLAHQGYVAGTRVLSTKIGIPDHATQHALKLGPADYVVEVQRVRLADGSPISLEHAQFPADTVPGLLEQPLRGSLYEILESEYGLTAGRAVERIEAVSATNDEAALLGIKPKAALLLITRVTHDQNGTPYEYSRDLFRGDRTALSVTAQGRGLTGADAEPASITLQRQTG
- a CDS encoding ArsR/SmtB family transcription factor is translated as MSRDPLPRGPKPSLVHEGAPDGQRLDIASETFRMLADRTRLHLLWLLAQGEADVTALAEATGASRTSISQHLAKLRFARLVETRKDGRRVFYRLRDGHLSRLVQEGLNHADHQVTGEPVHP